One Deinococcota bacterium DNA segment encodes these proteins:
- a CDS encoding sugar ABC transporter permease gives MAAPSRLSKDRKPPSRRTGSLRRGEAWAAYGFLLPNLAGFLVFTFLPVFAALLISFTNWDLLRPPQWVGADNYLRLSQDPLFQRVLQNTALYVLGTVPVQMAIALAVAMALNQRIPGQLFFRTAYFMPVVASTVAVALVWRWIFHADFGLLNSFLFMVGIDNPPAWLSSTRWALPAIIIMSIWQQIGFSMVLFLAGLQSVPQQLYEAAKIDGAGPWQRFTAITIPMLSSTTFFVLVISIINSFQVFDQAFIMTEGGPANATNTIVFNIYRYAFQFFQMGYAAAMAWVLFAIIFVVTLVQFRYQRQWVHYD, from the coding sequence ATGGCCGCTCCCTCAAGGCTCAGCAAGGACCGCAAGCCGCCCTCGAGGCGAACGGGCAGCTTGCGCCGGGGCGAGGCCTGGGCGGCCTACGGCTTTCTGCTGCCCAACCTGGCCGGTTTTCTCGTCTTCACCTTTTTGCCCGTCTTCGCCGCGCTGCTGATCAGCTTCACCAATTGGGACCTCCTGCGCCCGCCCCAGTGGGTCGGCGCGGACAACTACCTGCGCTTGAGCCAGGACCCGCTCTTTCAGCGGGTCCTGCAAAACACCGCGCTCTACGTGCTCGGCACCGTGCCCGTGCAGATGGCGATCGCGCTGGCCGTGGCGATGGCCCTAAACCAGCGCATCCCCGGCCAGCTCTTTTTCCGCACCGCCTACTTCATGCCGGTGGTCGCCTCGACGGTCGCGGTGGCGCTGGTGTGGCGCTGGATTTTCCACGCCGACTTTGGCCTCTTGAACAGCTTTCTCTTTATGGTGGGTATCGACAACCCACCCGCCTGGCTGTCGAGCACCCGCTGGGCGCTGCCCGCCATCATCATCATGAGCATCTGGCAGCAGATCGGCTTTTCGATGGTGCTCTTTTTGGCGGGCTTGCAGTCCGTTCCCCAACAGCTCTACGAGGCCGCCAAAATCGACGGTGCCGGGCCCTGGCAGCGCTTTACCGCCATCACCATTCCCATGCTCTCCTCGACGACCTTTTTCGTCCTGGTGATCAGCATCATCAACTCCTTTCAGGTTTTCGACCAGGCCTTCATCATGACCGAGGGCGGGCCGGCCAACGCCACCAACACCATCGTCTTCAACATCTACCGCTACGCCTTCCAGTTTTTTCAGATGGGCTACGCCGCCGCCATGGCCTGGGTGCTCTTCGCCATCATCTTCGTGGTGACGCTGGTGCAGTTCCGCTACCAGAGGCAGTGGGTGCACTATGACTGA